A window from Caldanaerobius fijiensis DSM 17918 encodes these proteins:
- a CDS encoding ABC transporter ATP-binding protein produces MIVIKPNISKKQRDITLFRIIIKLLPLVLAASPLLFIASNIIAIIHGVSWAFITYVSQKFFDSITGAIAGKVKISTVLWMTLALGSATIGAQILNGLHNFIGDVFDKKVYGVLHMHINQKASRLDPISYEIPSTLDDINKANLGMSNSLGLISIGMTIFTFYLPYFLFMSFYLFSLKPILALSILLVFIPVAITQLIRGSVFAKLEDESAPIRREYEYYERCICDRDYFKETRILGAFDYFKDLYQSALALLGKKTWKAEYRTGLMELGMRMVTLTGYMGILYLLFTTLLKGEISVGAFAAIFASIGSMFSIMEEVICRHIGGMMHDLGTVRNFIRFLDLPERNGKDMTIDANSGIVLKNVSFRYPEANSDSLTDISLEVKKGETIAIVGENGAGKTTLVKLMIGLYLPTEGSVVIGGVDTRDVSASSIYKGISAVFQKFQKYKMTLRENIAISDMSSYESGREKTVYESKLENAAQKADLDINEESFPQGYETMLSREFDGVDLSGGQWQRIAIARGFYRAHGMIVLDEPTAAIDPIEETNIYKKFAEISRGKTSIIVTHRLGSAKIADRIIVMDKGKIVEIGTHDELMKAKGKYAEMFNAQAQWYVSQ; encoded by the coding sequence ATGATAGTGATAAAACCAAATATAAGTAAAAAGCAAAGAGATATAACGCTTTTTAGGATTATAATCAAGCTTTTGCCTCTTGTATTAGCGGCCAGCCCTTTGTTGTTTATAGCAAGTAATATCATCGCTATTATACACGGTGTATCATGGGCTTTTATTACATATGTATCGCAAAAATTTTTTGACTCTATTACAGGAGCGATTGCAGGAAAAGTAAAAATAAGCACAGTTCTCTGGATGACACTGGCACTGGGATCAGCCACCATCGGAGCACAAATTCTTAATGGTTTACACAACTTTATAGGGGATGTATTTGACAAAAAAGTATATGGTGTTTTACACATGCATATTAATCAAAAAGCGTCGCGGTTAGATCCCATATCCTATGAAATCCCGTCAACCCTTGATGATATAAACAAAGCAAACTTAGGTATGTCCAACAGCTTAGGACTTATATCTATTGGCATGACTATATTTACATTTTATTTGCCCTATTTTTTGTTTATGAGTTTTTACTTATTTTCATTAAAGCCGATACTGGCATTGTCTATTCTTCTGGTTTTTATACCTGTTGCTATAACACAGCTGATACGCGGCTCTGTCTTTGCTAAACTGGAAGATGAATCCGCTCCCATACGCCGTGAATATGAGTATTATGAGCGATGTATATGCGACCGCGATTATTTTAAAGAGACTAGAATATTGGGAGCCTTTGACTATTTCAAAGATTTATATCAATCAGCCTTGGCTCTTCTCGGCAAAAAGACATGGAAGGCCGAGTACAGGACAGGACTTATGGAGCTTGGCATGAGAATGGTAACCCTTACAGGATATATGGGCATTTTATATCTCCTTTTTACAACGCTTCTGAAAGGTGAGATAAGTGTAGGCGCTTTTGCCGCTATCTTCGCCTCAATAGGAAGCATGTTTAGTATTATGGAAGAAGTTATTTGCAGGCACATCGGTGGGATGATGCATGATCTGGGCACAGTAAGAAATTTTATCAGGTTTTTGGATCTGCCTGAAAGGAATGGCAAAGATATGACCATCGACGCCAACAGCGGCATTGTGCTGAAGAATGTGTCCTTTCGCTATCCTGAAGCAAATTCCGATTCACTGACAGACATCTCCCTTGAAGTGAAAAAAGGTGAGACTATTGCAATAGTGGGAGAAAATGGAGCCGGAAAGACTACTCTTGTCAAGCTTATGATAGGACTTTACCTGCCTACAGAGGGAAGTGTAGTTATCGGAGGCGTTGACACAAGGGATGTCTCTGCAAGCTCTATTTATAAAGGTATATCGGCGGTATTCCAGAAGTTTCAGAAATATAAAATGACTCTGAGAGAAAATATAGCTATAAGCGATATGTCATCATATGAATCGGGAAGGGAAAAAACAGTCTATGAAAGCAAACTTGAAAATGCCGCTCAAAAAGCTGATCTGGACATAAATGAAGAGAGTTTCCCGCAAGGGTATGAAACCATGCTTTCCCGTGAGTTTGACGGTGTTGATCTATCAGGTGGGCAGTGGCAGAGGATCGCCATTGCGCGGGGCTTCTACCGGGCCCATGGCATGATTGTTCTCGATGAACCTACTGCTGCCATTGATCCAATAGAAGAAACAAATATCTATAAAAAATTTGCAGAGATATCCAGAGGCAAAACCTCTATCATAGTAACACACAGATTAGGCTCTGCAAAGATAGCCGACCGGATTATTGTGATGGATAAAGGCAAAATAGTGGAAATAGGAACCCACGATGAGCTCATGAAGGCAAAGGGCAAATACGCAGAGATGTTTAATGCTCAAGCTCAGTGGTATGTGTCACAATAG